A genome region from Bordetella genomosp. 10 includes the following:
- a CDS encoding urease accessory protein UreD, whose translation MNGFLPLPGTPHTGGWRASLALGLARRGPRTVLARRAHRGPLNVQKPLYPEPDPAICHLTLLHPPGGVAGGDRLDLDLALEAGAHAVFTTPGATKWYKASPAYPAHQHVRITLAPGARLDWLPLENIYFDHSEARQSLELRLAENATAIGWDAALLGRQASGETWRAGSLRTLTRLRDAAGRLLWTERQVLDADAALRGAPQGLGGLPAYGTLWAVAPACDSALAEAWAASLPAWPGPGARPASASEAGSQSDSLPAPRLHAGITSPAPGLLLVRAVAENIEPIRLLFNDLWLRLRPLVHGVPGRPLRLWAT comes from the coding sequence ATGAACGGCTTTCTCCCCTTGCCCGGCACGCCCCACACCGGCGGCTGGCGCGCTTCGCTGGCCCTGGGCCTGGCGCGGCGCGGTCCGCGCACGGTGCTCGCCAGGCGCGCGCATCGCGGGCCGTTGAACGTCCAGAAGCCGCTCTATCCCGAGCCCGACCCGGCCATCTGCCACCTCACCCTGCTGCACCCGCCGGGCGGAGTGGCCGGCGGCGATCGCCTGGACCTGGACCTGGCGCTGGAGGCCGGCGCCCACGCGGTGTTCACGACGCCCGGCGCGACCAAGTGGTACAAGGCCAGCCCCGCCTATCCCGCCCACCAGCACGTCCGCATCACGCTGGCGCCCGGCGCGCGGCTGGACTGGCTGCCGCTGGAAAACATCTATTTCGACCACAGCGAGGCGCGCCAGAGCCTGGAGCTGCGGCTGGCCGAGAACGCCACCGCCATCGGCTGGGATGCCGCCCTGCTGGGCCGCCAGGCCTCCGGCGAAACCTGGCGCGCGGGTTCGCTGCGCACCCTCACCCGGCTGCGCGACGCCGCCGGCCGGCTCCTGTGGACCGAACGCCAGGTCCTGGACGCGGATGCCGCGCTGCGCGGCGCGCCGCAAGGACTGGGCGGCCTGCCGGCCTACGGCACGCTGTGGGCCGTCGCGCCCGCCTGCGACAGCGCGCTGGCGGAAGCGTGGGCGGCCAGCCTGCCCGCGTGGCCAGGGCCGGGCGCCCGGCCGGCTTCGGCCTCGGAAGCGGGCTCGCAGTCGGACTCCCTACCCGCCCCGCGGCTGCACGCCGGCATCACCAGCCCGGCGCCGGGCCTGCTGCTGGTGCGCGCCGTCGCCGAGAACATCGAACCCATACGCCTGCTCTTCAACGATCTATGGCTGCGCCTGCGCCCGCTGGTGCACGGCGTGCCCGGCCGGCCGCTGCGGCTGTGGGCCACGTAA
- a CDS encoding LOG family protein — MSELHNAAEKLGNIGPAVSVFGSARISRESPFYEKARAVADALAQAGFAVIAGGGPGIMEAANKGAFEAKGTSVGLNIKLPHEASNNEYQTIGLDFEYFFSRKATFFMHSFAYVALPGGFGTLDELFEALTLVQTGKVPPAPIILMGSEYWHGLVQWLAKTVFGNGMIGRRDLDLFIIEDDPVKVVQHIVDFHTELLSQERYKPSLPA; from the coding sequence ATGTCAGAGTTGCATAACGCGGCCGAAAAGCTGGGCAATATCGGTCCCGCGGTCAGTGTATTCGGCAGCGCCCGGATCAGCCGGGAATCGCCGTTCTACGAAAAAGCGCGCGCCGTCGCCGACGCCCTGGCGCAGGCGGGCTTCGCGGTCATCGCCGGCGGCGGGCCGGGCATCATGGAAGCCGCCAACAAGGGGGCCTTCGAGGCCAAGGGCACCAGCGTCGGCCTGAACATCAAGCTGCCGCACGAGGCCAGCAACAACGAATACCAAACCATCGGACTGGACTTCGAATACTTCTTCTCGCGCAAGGCGACCTTCTTCATGCACAGCTTCGCCTACGTCGCCCTGCCGGGCGGCTTCGGCACGCTGGACGAGCTGTTCGAGGCGCTGACGCTGGTGCAGACCGGCAAGGTGCCGCCGGCGCCCATCATATTGATGGGCAGCGAGTACTGGCACGGCCTGGTCCAGTGGCTGGCGAAGACGGTGTTCGGCAACGGCATGATAGGCCGGCGCGACCTGGACCTGTTCATCATCGAGGACGACCCCGTCAAGGTGGTGCAGCACATCGTCGACTTCCATACGGAGCTGTTGTCGCAGGAGCGTTACAAGCCGTCGCTGCCGGCGTAA
- the polA gene encoding DNA polymerase I, whose amino-acid sequence MNKTLLLVDGSSYLYRAYHAMPDLRNAQGEPTGALYGVINMLRKLVQDHKAEYAACIFDAKGKTFRDDIYPEYKSHRPPMPEDLAAQIEPIHKAVRALGWPVFAVEGVEADDVIGTLARIATEHGLNTVVSTGDKDLAQLVDDHVTLVNTMSGEVLDPAGVVRKFGVPPERIVDYLMLIGDTVDNVPGVAKVGPKTAVKWLTEHGSIDKLVEAADSVKGVAGNNLRTAIPNFPMTRQLLSVKRDCDLGGEIIAPEQLLPREEDKEVLLELYERYGFRSWLREISGESERIPTGDARVIEDAPAPPAETDYQLVTDWAAFERWLALIQDAPLVALDTETTSLDEMQARLVGISLSVTPGVACYIPVAHRGPEAGEQLPKDEVLARLRPWLENAQAGKLLHNAKYDAHVFANEGVRLAGVREDTMLQAYVLESHRGVSLADLAQRWLGRKGVTYEELCGKGVNQICFDEVPVEKAAFYAAEDADFTIQMHGLLRPRVGADRGLDFIYKLELQVAEVLLGMERTGVRVDAEELGRQSHALGQEMLALEARAYELAGQPFNLNSPKQLGEILFGRMQLPVVRKTASGVPSTDEEVLTKLAQDYPLPQVLLQYRGLAKLKSTYTDKLPRMINPATGRVHTHYAQAAVITGRLASSEPNLQNIPVRTAEGRRVREAFVPQRGVLVSADYSQIELRIMAHVSDDANLQRAFAAGEDIHRATASEVFGVPLAEVAAEQRRAAKAINFGLIYGMGVFGLASNLGITRDAAQAYIDRYFARYPGVAQYMESTRVLARQQGYVETVFGRRLWLPEINGGSGPRRQAAERAAINAPMQGTAADLIKMAMVAVQGWIDADRLDSRIIMQVHDELVLEVPDEELERVRERLPALMCGVATLRVPLVAEVGMGKNWEQAH is encoded by the coding sequence ATGAATAAAACCCTGTTATTGGTTGACGGTTCCAGCTATTTATACCGTGCCTATCATGCCATGCCGGACTTGCGTAACGCGCAGGGCGAGCCTACCGGCGCGCTGTATGGCGTGATCAATATGTTGCGCAAGCTGGTCCAAGATCATAAGGCAGAGTACGCCGCCTGCATTTTCGACGCGAAAGGCAAGACTTTTCGTGACGATATCTATCCTGAATACAAGTCGCACCGGCCGCCCATGCCGGAAGACCTGGCGGCGCAGATCGAGCCCATCCACAAGGCGGTCCGCGCGCTCGGCTGGCCGGTGTTCGCCGTGGAGGGCGTGGAGGCCGACGACGTCATCGGCACCCTGGCCCGCATCGCCACCGAGCACGGCCTGAATACCGTGGTGTCCACCGGCGACAAGGATCTCGCGCAACTGGTCGACGATCACGTGACCCTGGTCAACACCATGAGCGGCGAGGTGCTGGACCCGGCCGGCGTGGTCAGGAAGTTCGGCGTGCCGCCGGAACGCATCGTCGACTACCTGATGCTGATCGGCGACACCGTCGACAACGTGCCGGGGGTCGCCAAGGTCGGTCCCAAGACCGCCGTGAAGTGGCTGACCGAGCACGGCAGCATCGACAAGCTGGTCGAGGCGGCGGACAGCGTCAAGGGCGTGGCGGGCAACAACCTGCGCACGGCCATCCCCAATTTCCCGATGACGCGCCAACTGCTGTCGGTCAAGCGGGATTGCGACCTGGGCGGCGAGATCATCGCGCCCGAGCAACTGCTGCCGCGGGAGGAAGACAAGGAGGTCCTGCTGGAGCTGTACGAGCGCTACGGCTTCCGCTCCTGGCTGCGCGAGATCAGCGGGGAAAGCGAGCGCATTCCCACCGGCGACGCCCGCGTGATCGAGGATGCCCCCGCGCCGCCGGCCGAAACCGATTACCAACTGGTCACGGACTGGGCCGCCTTCGAGCGCTGGCTGGCGCTGATCCAGGATGCGCCGCTGGTGGCGCTGGATACGGAAACCACCTCGCTGGACGAAATGCAGGCGCGCCTGGTGGGCATATCCCTGAGCGTGACGCCTGGCGTCGCCTGCTATATCCCCGTGGCGCACCGCGGTCCCGAGGCCGGCGAGCAACTGCCCAAGGACGAGGTGCTGGCGCGGCTGCGGCCCTGGCTGGAGAACGCGCAGGCCGGCAAGCTGCTGCACAACGCCAAGTACGACGCGCACGTCTTCGCCAACGAGGGCGTGCGCCTGGCCGGCGTGCGCGAGGACACCATGTTGCAGGCCTACGTGCTGGAGTCGCATCGCGGCGTCAGCCTGGCCGACCTGGCTCAGCGCTGGCTCGGCCGCAAGGGCGTGACGTACGAGGAATTGTGCGGCAAGGGAGTCAACCAGATCTGCTTCGACGAAGTGCCGGTGGAGAAGGCGGCCTTCTACGCGGCCGAGGACGCCGATTTCACCATCCAGATGCACGGCCTGCTGCGGCCGCGCGTCGGCGCCGACCGCGGCCTGGATTTCATCTACAAGCTGGAATTGCAGGTGGCCGAGGTGCTGCTGGGGATGGAGCGCACCGGCGTGCGCGTCGATGCCGAGGAGCTGGGCCGCCAGAGCCACGCCCTGGGGCAGGAGATGCTGGCGCTGGAGGCGCGCGCCTACGAGCTGGCGGGCCAGCCCTTCAACCTCAATTCGCCCAAGCAGCTCGGCGAAATCCTGTTCGGCCGCATGCAGTTGCCGGTGGTGCGCAAGACCGCCAGCGGCGTGCCGTCCACCGACGAGGAAGTGCTGACCAAGCTGGCGCAGGACTATCCGCTGCCGCAGGTATTGCTGCAATACCGGGGCCTGGCCAAGCTGAAGTCCACGTACACGGACAAGCTGCCGCGCATGATCAACCCGGCCACCGGCCGCGTGCACACGCATTACGCCCAGGCCGCGGTGATTACCGGCCGGCTGGCCTCGTCCGAGCCCAATCTCCAGAACATTCCCGTGCGCACGGCCGAAGGCCGCCGCGTGCGCGAAGCCTTCGTGCCGCAGCGCGGCGTGCTGGTGTCGGCGGACTATTCGCAGATCGAGCTGCGCATCATGGCCCACGTGTCCGACGACGCCAATCTGCAGCGCGCCTTCGCGGCGGGCGAGGACATCCACCGCGCCACCGCCTCGGAAGTGTTCGGCGTGCCGCTGGCGGAGGTGGCCGCCGAGCAGCGGCGCGCGGCCAAGGCCATCAATTTCGGCCTGATCTACGGCATGGGCGTGTTCGGCCTGGCGTCCAACCTGGGCATCACGCGCGACGCGGCGCAGGCCTATATCGACCGCTATTTCGCCCGTTATCCGGGCGTGGCGCAGTACATGGAGTCCACGCGCGTGCTGGCGCGCCAGCAAGGCTATGTCGAAACGGTGTTCGGCCGTCGCCTCTGGCTGCCGGAAATCAACGGCGGCTCCGGGCCGCGCCGCCAGGCGGCCGAGCGCGCGGCCATCAACGCGCCCATGCAGGGCACGGCCGCCGACCTCATCAAGATGGCGATGGTGGCGGTGCAGGGCTGGATAGACGCGGACCGGCTGGACAGCCGCATCATCATGCAGGTGCACGATGAACTGGTGCTGGAGGTCCCCGACGAGGAGCTCGAACGCGTGCGCGAACGCCTGCCCGCGCTGATGTGCGGCGTGGCCACGCTGCGCGTTCCCCTGGTGGCGGAAGTGGGGATGGGCAAGAACTGGGAACAGGCGCATTGA
- a CDS encoding dienelactone hydrolase family protein, whose translation MSFAPAAGTVQSTVIHTSPQGLTHGLIDLPVKDGTVQAYYALPEGKTGLPIVLVVQEIFGLHEHIQDVCRRIAKEGYFAIGVNLYERQGDAASYTDIPKLVAEIVSKVPDEQVMSDLDASVAWAAQNGGDPKRVGVTGFCWGGRITWMYAAHSPDVKAGVAWYGKLATGHGPLIKQFVVDVADKVHGPVLGLYGAKDESIPLDTIEQVKAKLAQGNAQAKASRFVVYPDAGHAFFADYRPSYRDADAKDGWKRMVDWFAQYLN comes from the coding sequence ATGAGTTTCGCTCCCGCCGCCGGTACCGTGCAATCCACGGTCATCCACACCAGCCCGCAAGGCCTGACGCATGGCCTGATCGACCTGCCCGTCAAGGACGGCACGGTGCAAGCCTATTACGCCTTGCCCGAGGGCAAGACCGGCCTGCCCATCGTGCTGGTGGTGCAGGAAATCTTCGGCCTGCACGAGCATATCCAGGACGTCTGCCGCCGCATCGCCAAGGAAGGCTACTTCGCCATCGGCGTCAATCTGTACGAACGCCAGGGCGACGCCGCGTCCTATACCGACATTCCCAAGCTGGTCGCCGAAATCGTCTCCAAGGTGCCCGACGAGCAGGTCATGTCCGACCTGGACGCCAGCGTGGCCTGGGCCGCCCAGAACGGCGGCGATCCCAAGCGCGTCGGGGTCACCGGTTTCTGCTGGGGCGGACGCATCACCTGGATGTATGCCGCGCACAGCCCCGACGTGAAGGCCGGCGTGGCCTGGTACGGCAAGCTGGCGACGGGCCACGGCCCGCTGATCAAGCAGTTCGTCGTCGACGTCGCCGACAAGGTGCATGGCCCGGTGCTGGGCCTGTACGGCGCCAAGGACGAGAGCATTCCGCTGGACACCATCGAGCAGGTCAAGGCCAAGCTGGCGCAGGGCAATGCCCAGGCCAAGGCGTCCAGATTCGTGGTCTATCCCGACGCCGGCCATGCGTTCTTCGCCGACTACCGTCCCAGCTATCGCGATGCGGACGCCAAGGACGGCTGGAAGCGTATGGTGGACTGGTTCGCGCAATACCTGAACTAG
- a CDS encoding Na/Pi cotransporter family protein, producing MSGIITLLDFAGYVALLLWGVHMVQTGVQRAFGAALGVVLGRALGTRLRAFCAGLAITAALQSSTATGLMITGFAAGGVVALVPALAAMLGANVGTTLIVQLLSFDLTALAPILILAGVWMFRRYPPGRTRDLGRVFIGLGLLLMSLHALVELFTPFQTAPLLRTILAALATQPVAAMLLAAALTWAAHSSVAVVVLIMSMATHHLVTGPAAFAMVLGANLGTAVNPIIEGVTGDDPAARRLPLGNLLTRLAGVVAGLLVLPWVEPWMNALSQDPARAVANFHTLFNAVIALVFLPFLTPYGALLTRWLPKRADPDDPSRPHYLDEAAHDVPAVALGNASREALRMADMLQTLLLLARAGFKRDNRHRLIQARQLDGALDKLETAITLYLATLDRENMTSEDTQRMEEILAFASNIGHAGDAAYHGLLSHANKLRKQGWTLSPEQRQELDEVLGQLLGNERRTAALFVNADVRQARALAGEKERLRALEIRASEAHLEKIKSGQVEAAEVGQLYLDILRDVKAVNSHLVGAAAYPVLAKEGELLPNRLRESVNETTN from the coding sequence ATGTCCGGAATCATCACGCTACTCGACTTCGCCGGTTATGTCGCCCTGCTGCTGTGGGGGGTGCACATGGTCCAGACCGGCGTCCAGCGTGCCTTCGGCGCGGCCCTGGGGGTGGTGCTGGGACGGGCGCTGGGCACGCGGCTGCGCGCCTTCTGCGCCGGCCTGGCCATCACCGCCGCGTTGCAAAGCAGCACGGCCACCGGCCTGATGATCACCGGCTTCGCGGCCGGCGGCGTGGTGGCGCTGGTGCCGGCGCTGGCCGCCATGCTGGGCGCCAACGTCGGCACCACCCTGATCGTGCAGTTGCTGTCCTTCGACCTCACCGCGCTGGCGCCCATCCTGATCCTCGCCGGCGTCTGGATGTTCCGCCGCTACCCGCCGGGACGCACGCGCGACCTGGGCCGCGTCTTCATCGGCCTGGGCCTGCTGCTGATGTCCCTGCATGCCCTGGTCGAGCTCTTCACGCCTTTCCAGACCGCGCCGCTGCTGCGCACCATCCTGGCGGCCCTGGCCACCCAGCCCGTGGCCGCCATGCTGCTGGCCGCGGCGCTGACCTGGGCCGCCCATTCCAGCGTGGCCGTGGTGGTGTTGATCATGTCCATGGCCACCCACCACCTGGTGACCGGCCCGGCCGCCTTCGCCATGGTGCTGGGCGCCAACCTGGGCACCGCCGTCAATCCCATCATCGAAGGCGTCACCGGCGACGATCCCGCGGCGCGCCGCCTGCCGCTGGGCAATCTGCTGACCCGCCTGGCCGGCGTCGTCGCGGGGCTGCTGGTGCTGCCCTGGGTCGAGCCCTGGATGAACGCGCTGTCGCAAGACCCGGCGCGGGCGGTCGCGAATTTCCACACGCTGTTCAACGCCGTCATCGCGCTGGTCTTCCTGCCCTTCCTCACGCCCTACGGCGCGCTGCTGACGCGCTGGCTGCCCAAGCGCGCCGATCCCGACGATCCCTCGCGCCCGCACTACCTGGACGAGGCGGCGCACGACGTACCGGCCGTGGCGCTGGGCAACGCCTCGCGCGAGGCGCTGCGCATGGCCGACATGCTGCAGACCCTGCTGCTGCTGGCGCGGGCCGGCTTCAAGCGCGACAACCGCCACCGGCTGATCCAGGCGCGCCAACTGGACGGCGCGCTGGACAAGCTGGAAACGGCCATCACGCTGTACCTGGCCACGCTGGACCGCGAGAACATGACCAGCGAGGACACGCAGCGCATGGAGGAAATCCTGGCCTTCGCCAGCAATATCGGGCATGCCGGCGACGCCGCCTACCACGGCCTGCTGTCGCACGCGAACAAGCTGCGCAAGCAGGGCTGGACGCTGTCGCCGGAACAGCGCCAGGAGCTGGACGAGGTGCTGGGCCAGTTGCTGGGCAACGAGCGGCGCACGGCCGCGCTCTTCGTCAATGCGGACGTGCGCCAGGCGCGCGCCTTGGCGGGCGAAAAGGAAAGGCTGCGCGCGCTGGAAATCCGCGCCTCCGAAGCCCATCTGGAGAAGATCAAGTCCGGCCAGGTGGAAGCCGCCGAAGTCGGCCAGCTCTACCTGGACATCCTGCGCGACGTGAAGGCCGTCAACTCGCACCTGGTCGGCGCGGCGGCCTATCCGGTGTTGGCCAAGGAAGGCGAACTGCTGCCGAACCGGCTGCGCGAAAGCGTGAACGAAACCACGAATTGA
- a CDS encoding L-serine ammonia-lyase, translated as MAVSVFDLFKIGIGPSSSHTVGPMRAALLFASGLKRDGLLPAVAAVRAELYGSLGATGKGHGTDKGVLLGLMGMAPDTVDPDAISGLIQQVRADRRLLLLGEHAVPFAEKEHLLFYRREAMAEHPNGMKFHAYDAQGASLREARYLSVGGGFVVTAGASNSQVIAAHDQLPYPFRTGRELLRMAEDAGLSIAELMLRNEQTWRTEEEVRAGLDDIWRVMQDCVARGCGIGRPEADGELPGPLRVRRRAPELYRHLTQRAERALSDPLSVMDWVNLYAMAVNEENAAGGRVVTAPTNGAAGIIPAVLHYYDRFVPGASREGVHAFLLTAAAIGLLYKYNASISGAEVGCQGEVGVACSMAAGALAAVFGGNVSQVENAAEIGMEHNLGLTCDPVGGLVQIPCIERNAMASVKAVNAARMALRGDGHHYVSLDSVIKTMRETGADMKTKYKETARGGLAVNIVEC; from the coding sequence TTGGCCGTTTCTGTTTTCGACCTGTTCAAGATCGGCATAGGCCCGTCCAGTTCGCATACGGTGGGCCCGATGCGGGCCGCCTTGTTGTTCGCCTCGGGGCTGAAACGCGACGGCCTGCTGCCGGCGGTGGCCGCCGTGCGCGCCGAGCTCTATGGCTCCCTGGGCGCGACGGGCAAGGGCCACGGCACCGACAAGGGCGTGTTGCTGGGCCTCATGGGCATGGCGCCCGATACGGTCGACCCCGACGCCATCTCCGGCCTCATCCAGCAGGTGCGGGCCGACCGGCGCCTGCTGCTGCTGGGCGAGCATGCCGTGCCCTTCGCCGAGAAGGAACACCTGTTGTTCTACCGACGCGAGGCGATGGCCGAGCACCCCAACGGCATGAAGTTCCACGCCTACGACGCCCAGGGCGCGAGCCTGCGCGAAGCGCGCTACCTGTCGGTGGGCGGCGGCTTCGTGGTGACGGCCGGGGCGTCGAACAGCCAGGTGATCGCCGCGCACGACCAATTGCCCTATCCCTTCCGCACGGGCCGCGAACTGCTGCGCATGGCCGAGGACGCCGGCCTGTCCATCGCCGAGCTGATGCTGCGCAACGAACAGACGTGGCGCACGGAGGAGGAGGTGCGGGCGGGCCTGGACGATATCTGGCGCGTGATGCAGGATTGCGTGGCGCGCGGCTGCGGCATCGGGCGCCCGGAGGCCGACGGCGAACTGCCCGGCCCCCTGCGCGTGCGGCGGCGCGCCCCCGAACTCTATCGCCACCTGACGCAGCGCGCCGAGCGCGCCTTGTCCGATCCGCTGTCCGTGATGGACTGGGTCAATCTCTACGCCATGGCCGTCAACGAGGAAAACGCCGCGGGCGGCCGCGTCGTCACCGCGCCGACCAACGGCGCGGCCGGCATCATTCCCGCGGTGCTGCACTACTACGACCGCTTCGTGCCGGGCGCCAGCCGCGAGGGCGTGCATGCCTTCCTGCTGACGGCGGCGGCCATCGGCCTGCTGTACAAGTACAACGCCTCGATCTCTGGCGCCGAAGTGGGCTGCCAGGGAGAGGTGGGCGTGGCCTGTTCGATGGCGGCCGGCGCGCTGGCCGCCGTGTTCGGGGGCAACGTTTCCCAGGTGGAGAACGCGGCCGAGATCGGCATGGAGCACAACCTCGGGCTGACCTGCGATCCGGTGGGCGGCCTGGTGCAGATTCCCTGTATCGAGCGCAACGCCATGGCCTCGGTGAAGGCGGTGAACGCCGCCCGCATGGCGCTGCGCGGCGACGGGCACCACTACGTGTCGCTGGATTCCGTCATCAAGACCATGCGCGAGACCGGCGCGGACATGAAGACCAAGTACAAGGAAACGGCGCGCGGCGGCCTGGCGGTGAACATCGTCGAGTGCTGA